Within the Bombus vancouverensis nearcticus chromosome 10, iyBomVanc1_principal, whole genome shotgun sequence genome, the region TCAagaatatgaaaattaaataatttcctatgaaatgaaatattagtatttcatataaatatcgcCATAATTGTAATCGTTAAAGCAATCGGCAAAGTGCAAAGGGTTCACACTCGTTATCACACTTGTCTCTAATATTTGCTATTCGCTAAATGAAATCATAGCGTGTAAAATATGAAGATTCCCACGAATATTCAGCTCCTTACGAGGAACAATTTTCCTATTCCGCAATTGTCTAACTTTCATAAGTTCTAATTTACGcttggaaaatttcatttccacCGTTTACGTGCCACCCAGCAAACTAATTGTTTCTTtggtttattatatatttgtcTCCGATATTTCTCATCGGTGTTGCGATCGATAATTTCGGTCACGAGAGCGTAAGATTCTGTCGATACAATGACAGAAATTATGAAGTTTCAACGCTCGTATAAAATCACAAGCACAAAATTTCTTATTCGACGACCGAACGTTGAAACTTTTCTCGCGTAGCTTAGCTATAATTCGTGATACTTTCTTAGGAGCGACTTTTACCTAGAACATCATCAATGTCGTTACCGAAACCTGTTATTCACGGATAATTACATTCATCAACCATCTTTTAATAGCCGAAAGAACAACATTGTCCGAAAGCCTTTAAGAATAAGACACGAACTTTCACCGATGATTTTAACGATTGATCATCCACCATCGTGTGTTTCATGTACGATTCTTAAATTAATCTGAAACTCGACGAGTTATTTTATAGCTATCAAAACTAATTCTATGACAttcctttatatattaaattcacGGAACGCAAACTATACGCAAgtttccattttatatttcaaaaacgatatctaaaagaatttattatcGGATAAGGGCATAGCAAATGAAAGAGATAACAAACATTTCCTTCACATTCTAATAATTGATAAATAACAATCGTTATTACTGTTGAATTATACCGTGTACTGTATAGTTCAAATTCTTTAGAACGTCGCTTTTGAAATATAAACTGAAAATCTATTCGGTCAGAAACTCTTGCACATTGCCGTATGTTCAAACAGACGCAACGATTCGTGTTATAAAATAAACGACATATGTGagatcgtccgaaaagtttctttcgtttcataaggtgataacagatgaacaacaatttctgttttatattatttcatcgaattagGTGTGACCCATTTCGTTTTatctctattattatgttcctgcgtaattcaataaactaatataaaagaaaaagcattgtgcgtctattgtttccttataaaacagaaagaaacgtTTCGCACAACCTAATACATAGCTTCCTTCTCAATACGAATCTTCGATTTTACATTACCAATTTCAATAAATTCCAAGTCTCGAATTATATATTTCTGGTAGTTTCGTGAAACGAGTCTGTGAAAAATAAAGATGCTTTTGTAATAGGACCGGACAGAGGTAACACACGCGCTCCATTTTGTCCTTTCCTTAGTAATCCTAGAGGACATCTTCGGCTGTCTGTTCGAAAGATTTATCGTTACGTCGGGAATATATCGTGTCTACTATGAAATGTAGCACTACGCGTTGGTTTCTTGTAGCTCGGTGCAGTCGGTGGGTTTCACCTCGAGCCACCAATCGTTAGGATAGTGATATTTTTGCAATTCGATGCCTCCTCTAGggacaggtattaatcgactaCCGAACAGTTTCGCCGGTAAGGGAGGAATTATAAGCCGAGGTGGAAAACATTGTAGACTGGGGGAAAATTCGCAGTCCGGAGGCAACACCCTTCTTGTCCAACCTACTCTTCTTACCATTCGTGTctgcagaaaaagaaagaaattattatttcaagcGTTAAATAATTAAGTAATGTCGAATACGTAACGTAGTTTGAACGTGTTTCTTAATTTTGTATGCGTAGTATAGCTGAAATGTGAACTACTTTGGTATAGTTAGATGATTCtttcttgaaacaaattgaTTATTTTAGGCAAGCTTGAAGAATTTAGttatttaatgaaattctaAGCGGCCAATTTTTGAGAATTTTTAACGTTCAATGTTTCAAACAACGCGTGTATtctaaatagaaaatattagttttattcGCTGTAAACTTAATTTCATCGTTAGAACTTTTACTTTTGCGTCATAGTTGGGTATAGTAAAAGATGAAATATAATTGTTCGCTATGGTGTGTCAGAACGAAAAACATTTGAAATGACCTTAATATCTTGATGTTCTAGATTCTTGTCCTTCTATGCTGCAAAACGATCTTTAAAAGTTTATATCGTACGTACTAAAGCCGAGCAatgttaataaaagaaagttcaACGGTTTATTGCCGAAAATAATGCCAAACGATAACTTTCTGTTGTCCTAGTTGTCTGATATGTAAAACACATCTCGTAAACCGTAGGTGATGTTCACGCAGTTTGGAGTTTACAACTCGTAACGGGAGATCGTCATTAACATACGAATCTGATATTTTGTGAGGAACAGAACTGTTTGCAGATAGTAAAGTAACGTAGCTTCTAACGTACTCGTTGGCAAACAACTTTCAAGTATCTCGTATCCTTGTCCCTTGTAAATGTTCCATTTCATAAAACAAATTACAGTATTCGTTTGGCAGAAAatgatttatacaaaatatctgTACTTGTTTCAGTTATATTCTTGTACTAACCGCATATTCTACGTTTGCGCTACTAAGGTACAAAACGAAAACATAGTGATAAAACTTGCCACAGCATCCTTCTCGAAGACAACGACCTCCACCTTGGGCGCATCTTCGCCGACCCCGTGTTCCTGGATTTGATACACACCGGCCGCGTGCAGGTATGTAGCGCTCAAAGCAGCTTGACGGAATGCTTTCGTGATTAGGACATCGTCTCTGAGAGTGTCGACCAGGCAAAGCTCGACCTTACGTGCCCATGGCAAGGCACGACCGATTCGAACTTGACCCCAGAGTCCTCCGAAGCACAGAAAGTGCACGATGCTCAGTTTCGCTAGCACTAAGTGGACCCTAATGGAGTCACACACGACAAAAGAGTTGAACGAACGATAGCTTGGTGAAACTCGTGACGAGAGAAAACCGTGCCTAGTGAAAGTTTCGCTTTAGTCAGGCAGACGAATTTGACGGTTCGTCACCTCGTGATTGAAGCGAACTTTCGGTGATCATAGCTCGGCTCGATTTGATCGTGCAGCGAGCTATAAAATTGTTAGCGAATGTGCAGATAATGGTTGGTGAAATTGAGGAATATTTGAAAGCAGAGATGCTCGGTCTATCGGtcgatgaaattgtttatacgGAGAAATATACGTTCATGAACATATAAATACTTTATACAATTAATTAAAGCGTAAGACAAACAAACAGAAGTGGAAATCGTGttgtaaaaaatcatatatatcGTGTATGTATGATTGTTCCTAGCGAAAAAGTTAGTTAGGATCAAAGGTAAACAAAAGAGTAGTTTATTTAAGCAAATCGTTGTAACAAAAATGGGAGACAGCATTCTGGTATCTTTAAAATCATAGCTGCTCGTAAAACACAGGATTAACTAATTAGTCAACGTGCTTACATAATTACACATAATATAggcaataatttaataataagcaAGTAGTAGAGGATCGCAGAACAAACTAGCATGCCGGCACAAAGGGGAATTAACCCACGTGTTCAGACGTAAACTTATCTACAGCCAGTAACTAGAACTCAATCGTATGGACCTGTAGGTAAGTTCGTGTAGTTTCTCCGTGAATTCCTCGGGCACGCTGCACGGTTGCTGAGGTGTCTCTTGCCGACTGAGGCTGTACCAAAACAGCATGATCATGAGAAACAGCGCCGCGAACGCTTGTAGCGGAGTGATATGAAATCGTCTGCGGGACCAAAAGCTCATGCTGGTAACCTTAAACATAAAGAAGCGTCGTCGTCAGCTCGAGCGTTCGTCGTTAGAATCAACAGAATCTCGTCGATTAAAATAAACGCAACTGTTCATCCACGATCAACCATCGAGAAAGAAATCTTTCGATCGAACAAATTCACAAACGATCCTAACACCCCGGATCCAACATCGTGACGACTAATCATTGCGTAATTGCGAGGAACGACGCGAGCAAAGGCATCGCGACGCTACGAGATCGTGCAGCGACGTGTGCAAACGCGACGTAAAACGGACGCATGGCCTCGCGTGTCCACTAGGCCCGTCCAAATTCACGTTCTCGCGACACTGCTTTTTTTATCACCCTTGTCGCGCACCACCATCACCGAATATTTGCGATTCCGCCGTAACTAACCCCCACTATCCACTTTGTACGCCGAATGCCCGCTAGAACCGGCAACGTTGCAACCAATCGATTTTCCTACCTTACCGACGGGTAGTTCTTGATCGGTGGCGCCATAGTTGGACCGATTGGTCAGACTGTTCGCGCACTATCCAGCGGCAAGATGCCCTTGTGATTCTCTCAACTGGAATTTCGATCTATTATCCACTCGACACGGGGAAAAGTAGAGTACGAAAATAAATGCACCGACGTGCTTGCTCCGGTTTCTTTCATGGGAGGAGAGAAGTTTATCATTTTGATGGGTGGTTCGTCGAAGAATCTAAGTTAACCGATGCGGGAAAGGGAAACGCGGCAAACGTTGGAGACTTTTGCGGCGTTGCGGTTCGCACGTGACTGTACCAGAAATAGTTTTTCGCCTTTGGAATCTTAACGGATCGACGCCGCGCAGATTTCCGTATTCCTTTTTCACTCTGTTCCCCcttttcctttgtttctttttgttttgtaCGCACAGGTCTTTGTACAAAGAAAAATTCACAAGGCAGGGGGTTGATCTCGCAGTTGCATAATTCGACGATGAGAACTCTATATCGAAATAGGGAACTTCGCAATGCAGCATTCAACATGATAAAATGTTCGCAGAATAGTTTCATCTGTACGAATGCTGCATCGGAATATTAAATTGGTACGTAATTCAGCATTTCAATAATTTTCGATAATGCACATTGTTGTACATTTATAAACGGCTGATAGTCGTGTGGGGTCAAATACGTTTGACCAGAATGGTAAAATGAATGTGTAATATTACAGGGATCATGCTCGTACGCGAAATACCAGACAGATCAAGcagaacgaaacgaaatttcatATATGGCGAAGTTTAAGCAAAAAGTTGCGATGGAAGCTATTAAACACGGATGCACGGAATAGGTGGTGTATTACGTGTACGCAATTCTTGCGCACGAGGATACCGTTACAAAGATAAACGTCGGTTTAATGGAATATTTGCCCCTGCGTCTGTCATAAAGAAACTATGCATTCTTTCAAGTACACTGTGACTCTGCATTTTTATTCTACCTTTTCCTTATGCGCCTTCGCGTAAGAATTCAAATTCTTCGCTTTATCCCTTAATGTACTGCTTTATGTTTCAGTATATTTTGTATCATGTTACGTTTAATACTTAATTCGAACGATATTAGACGGTCACTgtgattttacaaatattttataaaacacaAAGAAAAACTATCCaaactttattttatactttgtaCATACGCTCTAATCTTTTCTAATAATTCATTTTCTCGCATCAGCACGATTTGTACCGTTCGTTCTTATTTACCAATTGAACTAATTTTGCATTGATCGTAATAACAATaccaaatataaaatagaatatcAAAGTTGCAGGTTCTTAACGAGGTGTTAATCGATGTTGGTCTTCCCATTGCTGTTTGAAATTATCAGTTAATTACAAGCTGGTTTTGGACAAAATTTTCCGAAAGAAATTTCCTCATTGACAGTTGCTGCGAAGGGTCGTACACCATTTAGGGATGACTAGCGTTCGCAAATTCGTCAACGCGGGAACGGGTTTAAAAATAAGACGTAGCCTCGAAAATGTGGCGCGTCTATTGGCGTTTCTGCTCATTAAGATAATTGAGTGGGCTCAAGGCTTTGCCGCGATAACTCATTCAGAAGCGTCGTTCCCTCGGAAAAAGTAAATACAAAGAAAACGAAAGTGTACAAGAGGCTACGTGTTCGCTGAATGTGTTCCACCGAACGAGTAACAAAACTACCGGATAATTCATCGTGTTCGCGTTGGCAATTTGATTCTCTTCCTACTACTCGTTTACGTACGTCACTCTAATAAATAGGCAACgtgtaaatttcatttttcctacATGCAAACTTCGATTTAATCTTAAACAAAAACCTGAACATTAATCTCCAAGCGAGATACCGAAGATTACGAGAAAAGCAAGCGAGATACCGTAATTAcaaagatcgatcgatcgaacttAATCGTTCGCGAGGCCTGCTCATTCGCGAGCTCGTATTTTTTCCGCGCTTTGTTCAaacgttattattaatttaGGTTCCCCGGAACCGGGAGGAGCCCTCCGTTCACCGAATTGAAGCGTTTCTCCGTGCCGTAAGCGGACGTGAAAAGAAAAATTGCGGCGAATGTCGTGGAACCGGGCGGGACCTTAAAACAAACGTTTCGACGACGCGCTTTTCTCTCCTTCTAATTTTATCTCGCCGCCTCCCTCCGTGCTGCTTAGCCGTGTATTTTCGTAACACGTGTCACCTACGTATAGGCACCTTATCTCCGTGGTTAACGAACACACGAGTGTGCTTGGCGATCTTTCGAACACGTGTACGAGCTCATCCCTCTTGTTTCGGTTCTAATGCTTCGCTTGCCCCACCTTTCTCAAACGAGTTTGCGCCTCACGCGGGTTAAACGATCAGCCCGTTGTTAGAACCGCCATTGTTGCAACGTTGTCGTTGACGATCGCGTAGTACATGAAAATTGCGACGTGTAAGAGAAACTGTACAAAGTAACTGTGCAACTTGTGAACGCGAAACCcaaaagaaaatggaaagatgGGAAAAAGAGGACGTAGAAATACGAGACAAAACTAGTTGTGCCTCGTAGGTCCGTGTAAAATCGAGCGAGTTAATGGTCCCTATCCTGTGCATCGagcgaaaagaaaagaaaaacgcaACCGAGACCCGCGCGGAATCGCGAAGGTTTATACGTGTCGATTGATTGGCGCATTCCATTTTAAACGTCGTGGCGTTTCCTCTCGCGCCGCTAATCGTCGCTTCGATTTTCTCTGGCGACATAACAGCCAGCCATGTTTTTCCCTGATAATGAACTCCGGTAATCTCGACTGTTGTCGAGTGGTTCGCTCTTTGTACGGTGCCGACCGTGTAGAAAGTTCGTTGGTTTTTAGCAAACGATGCAAAATACTTAATAAAATTGCGATCTTAAACGGCCGGTAGCTCAAGAAATCGTAAAAATAGTTTGCTCGGTTGAAAAACGATAAAGgtcggagcaattttaatgacGCGTAAATCATCGTGCCCGTTCGCAAAGCGAATTATTAGAAGGACCGAAATTCACAGGAATATTTCGAATTTATCCTACCGATGAATTCGATAAATGCCTATCGGATATTGACGCGGCAGTAATTAACCCCTCGGGAACATCGACGTTTCGAACGTCAAAACGCTGTTATTCCATTGCGAGTCGTTTTACGCATCGCGCGTCCAGAACATTCCTCTCATTCGATAATTACTTGCGTAATAAAAATATGACGCGGTACCTTTATAAAGATAAAACGACGAAAGCCTTTCTATCTGAATAAATGAGATATCGTCTATTCTAAATCAGagtaattttctataaatactcGAATTTCACCGCCACTATGAATGCGAGAGTTTAAAATAGAAAtggtataatttttaaatcgaCCACGTCGTGGGTAAAATCGAACTACGTAATTCGCGGTACGCATAGGTTCGTTCTACGTttcgaaatgaaacgaaaatcaAGAAGAATATGAAAAATTGCGTTGGAGCGTTCGTTTTTTGAAAAAGAGAAAACCAGTGCGAAAATTAGTTGCTTCGTTTCAGGCTGTACGCACGTGGATGGATACCGTGATATTTAACAGTGTCGAGAACAAAAGAGAATTGAAAAGGAACCGGATAAGATTACCGGCGCCACGATAAATCCGTTGCCCTGGGATACCTTAACGACATTGTTGTCGCGTCTGACTTTAGCTGGCTATAAAATTCGGACCTGGTTTAATgtgaaataaatgaacaaattctCAAGATGCCGCGTGTGGTCAGCCGAAGCCCgaactcgcgcaacggtcaacCGTTTTACGAGCTATAAACCTTTTTTCGCTATTGTATCGAGAAAGTTGGTACGGAGAGCGTACGCCTGTAATTCGCTTCTTCGAAGCTAAAGAGACAGAACGTTTGGTTTTTAAAAAGCACCGCCTTTTTCTGCCTACGTTTGGTCACGGTTTGAACCGTGGCGGGCGGTTTATGCGTTTTCCTGCCTCTTATCTAGATTTCGTCGCGACTCTTCTTCCTCCTGGCGAGAAAGAAGCTGCGGGATCAATTTGAGAGGGTTCCCCGAGGAGCAACCGACGGAGGGCGAACAAGGGAGGCGCGGTCCCTCGGGCACGTGATGAGAAAACTTGTTCGGTAAATGTACGTATTTGTTTGTTGGACGGATACGCGTGTCGGTGCTTAAAGATTGCCGCGTATTTGTGCCTGCTCGATGATGGGGAGGTATTATATATTCGAGAAGGGATACGGATTTAGCGGAGAGACGCGAAAGGGACTTTGTTGGTTAAGATCTCTGTTCAAGAACGATCGTTGGTATCTCTGGCAATTATTTTCTTCTACGAACGCATTGAGGGATAGTAGTACCTTAGCCGCAATAATCAGCACGTGTTTCGAAATTATCGAGTTTATCCggtaacaaattttattcgtctgcgcatatttttatcaaaaatacagaaatataCAATTGCGTGGTATTATAACGCGATGCGCGTACGTAAGATGTACAGCTTCCGTCAAACTTCGCGAAAACCATCGTTGGTTCTCCAAATTACTTGGATATTTCCCAGCCTATCTAACAATTCGCTAATCGAATTACCTACAAGCCTAGAGTCCCGGTCGATCGTTTAACAAATTCCACTATGTGCAAAGAACGACCAACAAATATCGCGAACCCGATCGAACCTCTTATTCTTGCGCCCCCTGTTCATCCACCGTAACCCACAGGGTCTCCCCCTCTTTATTTCAGAGTCTTTATCGTCCGAC harbors:
- the LOC117163550 gene encoding uncharacterized protein LOC117163550, producing MSFWSRRRFHITPLQAFAALFLMIMLFWYSLSRQETPQQPCSVPEEFTEKLHELTYRVHLVLAKLSIVHFLCFGGLWGQVRIGRALPWARKVELCLVDTLRDDVLITKAFRQAALSATYLHAAGVYQIQEHGVGEDAPKVEVVVFEKDAVTRMVRRVGWTRRVLPPDCEFSPSLQCFPPRLIIPPLPAKLFGSRLIPVPRGGIELQKYHYPNDWWLEVKPTDCTELQETNA